Within the Anaerolineales bacterium genome, the region TTCGCCTTCGACGAACTCGATCGCGTGCCTGCTCTGCCCTCGCCGAGACTGGTCTTCGTTCACATCCTCTCTCCGCACCCGCCGATGGTGTTCGCGAGGAACCAGAGCCGGTCAACGCCGCGGAGTTTGGAACAACCCTGGGGGGGAGGACGGCACTCAACGGCTGCTGGACGCGTACAGTGACCAGGTGTACTACCTCAATCCCCGGCTAGTTCAAGCGGCGGATTCCATCTTGACGCAGTCTGAGACTCCCCCATCATCGTCATTCAAGGCGATCACGATTGGGCGGATCGAAATCACGAAGACAAGATGTCCATCCTCAACGCTTCCCACCTTCCAGGTGGCGGGGCCGGCCGCCTGTATCCGACCACTACCCCGGCGAGCAGTTTCCGGCTGATCCTGGATCAGTACCTGGGTGGTAGCTCCGCTCTGCTCGACAACATCACCTACTTCTCCTATGAAACGGATATGCATGGATTCGAGGTGGTCCCCCACATCTAGGTGCCGGACGGCTGCTGACCAAGCGCCGCCCCCGGTCGGCTGCAGGATGGCTTGAACCCTCCCCATTGGAATAGGCACAGACGCTCTATTTATCCAGCCGGCGTCAGCCGCCCGGGGATTGTGTCAGCAACAACGATGTGACCGCATGGCTTGACAGTGCCCGACTGCACCGATATCATATTCCTCTCCCATCAGGGGCTAGGGACCGAGGTAGCGGATCGTGGAAAGCCTGCCAAGCGTTACCGACAGTTCTTTTGAGACAGTCGTCCTGAGCAGCGAACTGCCTGTGCTTGTCGATTTCGGCGCCGCTTGGTGTCATCCCTGTCGTCAGCTGGACCCGATCGTTGAAGAACTGGCTGGTGAGTGGCAGGGGAAGGCCAAGATCGTCAAGCTAGACATTGACGCCAACCTGGGTACAACCACCCGCTTTGGGGTGATGAGCGTCCCAACCCTGATCCTGTTCGTGGCCGGAGAGCCCACAGAGCGAAGTAGCGGATACCAGCCGAAGAAGAAGGTGGTTGAGCGCTTCGGACCCCACCTGGGCCTGTAAGTCCTCGCCCTCGGATCCGCCTGGTCACCCACCGACGACCCTTCCAGCTGATGGAGTATTGTCTGCCAGCGATGGCCGTGAAGACCCCAGTGGGAAGCTCGCGCCCCACAAAAGACCCCGCCTCCTGACCAGGGGTCTCCCGACCCGCCGGCTGCACCTCGGCCACTATGTGGGCTCGCTCGCCTACCGCGTCCAGCTGCAGGATGAGTACGACTGCTTCTTCAT harbors:
- the trxA gene encoding thioredoxin, which encodes MESLPSVTDSSFETVVLSSELPVLVDFGAAWCHPCRQLDPIVEELAGEWQGKAKIVKLDIDANLGTTTRFGVMSVPTLILFVAGEPTERSSGYQPKKKVVERFGPHLGL